Sequence from the Candidatus Accumulibacter similis genome:
ACGCCTTCATAGCGGCGCGGCGCGCTGTGGTCATGCCATTGGAGATAGTGGGCAGCCCGTCGATCATGGCCCAGCAGCAGGTGGCAATGGCGGTGCTTGCCCGGCCCCTCACGGACAGCGTCGGCGACGGCCTCGAGCAGATCGAGTTCACCGGCGTTATCCTGCAGCAGTGCCGCGTTCAGGCGCAGACCATCGAGATGGAACTCCTCCAGCCAGTACAGCGCATTGTGGATGAGGAATTCGCCGGCGACCGCCAGCGTGACGTCGATGCTCCTGCCGGCGATTTCGGTCGTGCGTGGCGCGAAGAACGCTGGCGCGTAAACGGACAGGTAATTCCCTTCCGGGCCGAAGCAGTGACAGGCGAGATCAAGCAGGACCATCAGTCCCTTCTGGTGAGCGGTCTGAACCAGATCCTTCAACTCGTCTGGATGGCCATAACTGGCAGCCGGGGCAAATGGCAGCACGCCGTCGTAACCCCAGTCATGCGCCCCGGCAAAGGCACCGACCGGCAGCAATTGGATCGCCGTGACGCCCAGGTCCACCAGATGGTCCAGTCGTTCCCTGACTGCCGCGAAGCTGCCCTGCGGGGTGAAGGCGCCGACATGCAGCTGATAGATGATCGCCTCCTCCCACGGCCGGCCCCGCCAGTTGCGATCGGTCCAGACGAACCGGCCCGGCTCGATCACCTGACTGGCACCATGTACGCCCTGGGGATTGTAACGGGAGGCTGGATCGGGCACCTCGCAAGAACCATCGATCCGATAGCGATAGAGGTCGTCCACCGTCGCCTCATCGCTGGTCAGTTCGAACCACCCCGCGTCCCTGGCTTCCATCGGCAATGCGATGGCGCCAGCCCCCGGTTTCTGCAGCAGCACGTCCACCCGTTCGGCCACTGGCGCCCACAGGCGAAAGCGAACCCGCCCACCTTCCAGCAGTTGTGCGCCGAAGGGCATGAAATAGCGCCGCCGCAGTATCGGCTCCGCCACTCGTCCACCCTGACGCCGTTGCGTCAGCAGCGCCAGCGAACGCCCCTGCAGGCAATATGCGGAGTCGCTGACCCGCCGCAGCTCGCCGCATTCGGCCAGAGCAGTATCGAGCACCAGCTCGCAGTCCCCCTTCCATGGCAGGGTGAAGCGAATCGGCTCATGATGGCCATTCAGCAGCAGCAGGAAATCATCGTCCCGCGCCCACTGCCCGCATTCATCCTGCTCTTCCAGAGCCTCGCCGATCAGGTACAGGCCGAAGCAACGGGCATGATGATGATCCCAGTCCTGGTCACTGATCTCGGCGGCGTCCGGATGCAGCCAGATGATATCCCGGACACCGGCGCCGCGGATGCGCTGCCCCTGAAAGAAGTGCCGCCGCCGCAGCGCCGGATGCTTCCTGCGCAGTTCGATCAGGCGGACGGCAAACTCGAAGAGCTCCTGGTTGTCCGGCATCCCGGCCAGGTCCCAGTTCACCCAGCTCAGTTCATTGTCCTGACAATAGGCATTGTTGTTGCCGCGCTGGGTGCGTCCCATTTCATCGCCCGCCAGCAGCATCGGCACGCCCTGCGACAGCAGCAGCGTCGCCAGCAGATTGCGTCGCTGCCGGTGCCTCAGTCGGAGCACCTCGGGGTCTGTGGTATCGCCCTCGGCGCCGCAGTTCCAGCTGCGGTTGTGCGCATCCCCATCACGGTTGTCTTCCCCATTGGCCGCATTGTGTTTTTCGTTGTGGCTGACCAGATCGTAGAGCGTGAAGCCATCATGGGCGGTGATGAAGTTGATGCTGGCATAGGGTCGGCGGCCACTGTGCTGGTACAGATCGCTGGAACCGGTGAGACGGTAGGCGAGTTGCCCCATGAGGCCGCCCTCGCCGCGCCAGTAATCCCGCACGACGTCCCGGTACTTGCCATTCCACTCGGTCCAGCCGACCGGAAAGTTCCCCACCTGATAACCACCGTCCCCCAGGTCCCAGGGCTCGGCAATCAGCTTCACCTGCGACAGCACCGGGTCCTGGTGAATGATGTCCATGAAAGCGCCGAGCTGATCCACTTCGTGCAATTCCCTGGCCAGGGCAGCCGCGAGGTCGAAGCGAAAACCATCCACGTGCATCTCGATGACCCAGTACCGCAGGCTGTCCATGATCAGCTGCAATACCCGTGGATGCATCATGTTCAAGGTATTGCCACAGCCGGTGTAGTCCATGTAGTAACGGGGAGCGCCCGCCACCAGACGATAATAGGCTGCATTGTCGATGCCGCGGAAGCACAGCGTCGGCCCCAGATGGTTGCCCTCGGCGGTGTGGTTGTAGACCACATCCATGATGACTTCGATACCGGCGGCGTGCAGGGTCTTGACCAGATGCTTGAATTCGTCGAGACGACCGCTGGCGGAATAGCGTGGTTCGGGGGCGAAGTAGCCGATCGAATTGTAGCCCCAGTAGTTCCTCAGCCCCCGTTCCAGCAGATGGCGGTCGTCGACAAAGGTCTGTATCGGCAGCAACTCCACCGCGGTGATGCCCAGGCGCTTGAGATGGTCGATGACCGGCGGGGTGCTCAGCCCGGCAAAGGTGCCACGCAGGCCGGGCGGCACCTGCGGGTGCAGGCGGGTGAAGCCCTTGACGTGCAGCTCGTAGATGACGCTTTGATGCCAGGGAATATTGGGGCGGCGGTCCCCTTCCCAGTCGAAAGCGGGGTCGATCACTTGGCACTTGAACATGCGCGGCGCGCTGTCACGGCGGCTGAAGCTCAAATCCTCGCGCGAACTGCCGATGCGGTAACCGAACTGGGCATCGCTCCACGCGATGTCGCCGACGATCGTTTTCGCGTAGGGGTCGAGCAGCAGCTTGTGCGGATTGAATCGGTGCCCTTCCTCGGGCCGATAGGGACCGTGGACGCGGTAGCCGTACAATTGCCCGGGGCGCACTTCGGGCAGATAGGCGTGCCAGATTTGATCGGTCTTCTCGGCCAGTTCGATGCGCTGCTTCTCCTGTCGGCCGCTGTCGTCGAACAGGCACAACTCGACCTTGTCGGCGTGCTCCGCGAAGAGGGCGAAATTGACCCCTCCTCCGTCCCAGGTTGCGCCCAGGGGATATGGTTTGCCAGGCCAGACTGCCGTCAGTGCGCTAGACATGGCCGCAGACACCATCCGCCGGCAAGGCCGGAAGCGGACCGGCGGAGCCGTTCAGGGAATGGCCGACGATCCACCGGGGCACGCTTCCAACGTCTTCCTGCCGTCGCAGCACCTGCGACCAAGGCGCTTGCGAGCCCCCTCCAGAGTGGCATGTGCATTCCAGCTCGGCGATTCGAAGGTCGCCGTCTTTCCGGCTCATCAATGCGGCTCGGGCGAGCGCGGACACTGCACGCCGGAGTCGCTGATCCAGAAGCATGCAAGCCAGTCCCCGCGCAACGTTCTGAGCGACGCCACCGCGAAACCGGCGCACTCTCGACACTCTTTTCATCACCATCCGAGCCAGTTTCCGGTGCGTCGGCGCCAACGCACGGCGATTCTGGCGAGCAACCTGGTCGTTTGTCCTGCGAGCCCGCCCCAACGAGCGCCTCGCAGCCGACACCAGTCCGCGCGTACGCAACAGCGAAGACGAAGCCCCTTGTGCCAGTGTGTGCGATTGTACCAGCGCACGACGCCCCTGCCCACCGAAGGTCGTCGTTCGCCACATCAGCGTTGGTGACGGGCAGACCGGCGGTGCCTTCCACCGCCGCCAAGGACCGCACCGGCAACGGCGTGGACTTGCCCTCCCGGCTGGCCTTCAATGACACGGCAAGCCTCGCCGCGAGCACGCGGCGTACAGCTGATGCGCGGTAATGCCGCGCCAGCCCAGGGACAGTCCGGGGGACCGCAGACCGCGAGGGCAGGCCGTGGATCCGTGCCGCGGGAACAGCGAGCAGGCGGCCGATCCGCAATCCCGGGCACGTCCAGCATCGGGTGCTTGCTCCTGCCGGCCCGATCGCCCGACAATGACGGCGCCACCCTGCCACCCGACCATGAACAGACTCGTTCCCCTCGCACTGCTGCTCGCCATCGCCACACCAACCACAGGCAGCGGCCCCTGGCGGGCGAGCGAGACGAACACCCGCGGCTGGCAACTGATGACGGCGGAAGAGCGCATCGAGCATCAGGCGAGGATTCGCGGCTTCCGAACCTACTCCGAATGCCGCGATTATCAGCTCGAGCATCACCGGCTGATGGAAGAGCGCGCGCGGCAGCGCGGGATCGAGCTGCCACGCGGCCGACGCGACATCTGCGAGCACCTGCAGCCTCCGGCCGAACCCCGCCAGCATGCCGACTGATCGCTGCTGCCAGCCATGCTGAGCGCCGCCAGGCAGCGCCTGACGATCCCGTTGCTCCTCCTGGCGTCGACGGCGGGCCCGGTATGCTGGGCGATGCCCTCGGGACTGTCGCCCTGGCGCAGCCTCGGCATCATCCTCGGCTGGGCAGGCTGCGGTCTGCTCCTCGGCAGCCTGTTGCTGATGCTGCGCGAAACCTGGCTGTCGCGCTGGCTTGGTGGTCTCGAAAGCATGTATCGCTGGCACCACCGAGCCGGCATCGTCGCCTACGTCGCGCTGCTGGCGCACCCGCTGGCGCTCGCTGCCGACGCCTGGCCGCAGTTCCCCGCACTGGCCTGGCAGACGCTGTCACCCTTCGGGCGCGGCTGGGCAGTGCGCCTCGGCTGGCTGTCGCTGCTGCTGCTGATGTTCGGGCTGGCGACCGCCTTCGCGACCCGCATTCCGTACCGAAGCTGGCGCTGGCTGCACGCCTCGCTCGGCATCGGCGTCCTCCTCGGCCTCGGACACCTGCTGCAACTGGGCATCGAGGAACCGGTGCTGCCGCTGCTGGCGCTGGCAACCCTGCTGCTCGGCTGGCGCCTCATCCGCGACGACGCCGGGCTCGCGGCCCGGCCTTACATCGTCCGCACGGCGACTCCCGTCGCCGACGGCGTCGTCGAGATCGGCCTGCAGCCGCTCGCCGAACCGATCGTTGCCGACGCAGGACAGTTCGTCCTCGTCGCCTTTTTCACCGGCGCAGGATTCCGTGGCTGCGGCCAGTTCCACCCGTTCACGATCAGCTCGATCGGCGGCGGAGGCGAGATCCGGGTCGGCGTCAAGGCACTGGGTGACTGTACCCGACACCTGCAGTCGATCGCAGTTGGCGTTCCGGCAAGGGTTCATGGCGGCTTCGGCAGTTTCCTCGCTGACCGGCCGGCAACGACGCAACTCTGGCTGGCTGGCGGCATCGGCGTCACGCCCTTCCTTGCCCTTCTGCGCGCCGGCCCGCTGGGCCAGCCGACGACCCTGATCTACCTCTATCGCAGCGAGGCCGACGCCGCCTATCTGCCCGAACTGCGCGCGCTCGCTGCCGCCGATCGGCTGTTGTCGCTGCAGGCGCACGCGACCGGCGATCGACCACCTGACGTGGCATCACTGCTGCCGGCCAGCCGCGACCTCGCCAGCCGCGAGTGCCATCTTTGCGGTCCACCGGCAATGGTCGCCGCCGTCCGCAAGGCGCTGCGCCAGCGCGGCGTCACCCCACGCCACATTCACTTCGAGAACTTCGACTTTCGCTGATGCTCCGACTTTACGCCTGCACCACCGTCGTCTTCTGGCTACTGGTCGCCACCGTGGCGATCGTCGGCCACTGGGCGCCGGCGGCAGACCCGGGAAATCCACCCGCCGCCGAGCGGCTGATCCCGGTCGCGGAGCTCGCCAGGCATTCGCTGCCCGATGACTGCTGGATGGCCATCCGCGGTGCCGTCCATGATGTCAGCACCTACCTGCCAGACCACCCCTCGCGCCCGGGTGTCGTCGTGCCATGGTGCGGCCGGGAGGCGACCGAAGCCTATGAGACCAAGACCCGGGGACGCCCGCATTCGGCGCAGGCTGATGAACTGCTTGCCAGATACCGCATTGGTCGCCTCGCCGATGAACAGCCGTGACCGACATGCAGCGGGCCCTGCGACCGCCCGCACCGGCTTGGTGGCCGGGCCCGGCAGGCAGCACGACGCCTGCGGGCGATACGAGTGCCTTATGATGGTGCCCGGCCGCCGCTCACGGCAGCAGAACACGGAGGGAGAATGTTTCGTGGCACCGGCAATGAATCCGGATCGTCGTCAGGCGGAGCTCAAGCAGCCCGATGCGTGGCTGCGCTGCCGGCGCCGTGCGCCATTGACTGCCGCCACGCACCGCAAGAGGCGGCAGCCGCCGGCAGCCAGTGCGAGTCTCGGTCGGTGAGGGCGCTACAGGTTTCGGTCGTGATGCCGTCGCTCAATCAGGCCGCTTTCATCGAGGCTGCCGCGCGCAGCGTCCTGCAGCAGGACTACCTGGCGGTCGAGCTGGTGGTGGCCGACGGCGGCTCGACCGACGACACTCATTCGACGCTGCAGCGCCTGTCGCGCGAGTTCGGCGACCGCCTGCGCTGGCATGCGGCTGCCGATTCCGGACCGGCGAACGCAGTCAACAAGGCGTTGGCGGTGGCTCGCGGCGACATCGTCGGCTGGCTGAACGCGGATGATCTCTACACGCCCGGAGCGGTTGCGGCGGCCGTTGCGCTGCTGCAGGCCGATCCTTCGCTGCTGATGGTGTTCGGCGAGGCGGAACACATCGATGAGTCGGACCACGTTCTCGATCGCTATCCGACACTACCGGCGACGACCCCACTGGCGTCCTTCCGGAACGGCTGTTTCATTTGCCAGCCGAGCGTCTTTCTCCGCCGCTGCGTCTTCGACGAGATCGGTGGGCTCGACGAAACCCTGTCGACCGCATTCGATTTCGATCTCTGGCTGCGAGTCTTTCTCACCTTTCCCGGTCGCATCGCCAGTCTGCCCCGGGTGCAGGCGAAGTCCCGCCTGCACCCGGCCTGCATCACGCGGCGAATGCGACGGACGATCGCCGCCGAGAGCGTGCGCGTCCTCGCTCGCCACCTCGGCGACGCCGATCCGCATTGGCTGCTGACCTACGTCGAGGAACAGTGCGCTTCGTACCCGCATGGTGATTCCCCCGCCGATCTCCGCGATGACGTCGATCTGCTGGCTGCGGAACTGGCCGGCTGTTTTTCGCCAGACGGTCGCGAGTTCCTGCGCCAGCGCCTGGCAATGGATGCGCGCCTGCTCCTCGCCTTGCCCGAAGCCTTCGCCAGCGTCACAGCGGATGGTTGGGCGACGCGAACGCTGCGGATCAGACTGCGCCAGGCTGAACCCGTCCCCGACCGGCGAGGCGCCCGCAGGTTCCGGCCGCTTGTCGCCGGGACGAGCCTGGCCGGTACAGCGCTGAGCCTTCTCGTCCGTCTGCGCAGCAGGCTGCGTCGCTGCCTGCTCGACAGCGCTCGCTCCTACCTGCACCTGGTCTGCCACCATGCGGCGCCGCTGGCCGCGCCATTGTCGCTCACCGTTCGTACCGGGCAGCAGGCAGAGCGCCGCTGCATCGTCGTCGGGCACGGCCGGTTCTCGCTCTTCCTGCCACTGTCCGCTGCCGCCGGGCCGCGCGCGGAGATCGAGATCATCGCGGACCAGGTGTTCATCCCGGGGCTCGTCGACGAGCGCTCGTCGGACATGCGCGAGCTGTCGTTTCGCGTCGAAGCCATGACGCTGATCTGAGAGACGCCCGTCAGCACGCATGCCAGGACGCTCAAGTGGCGGCGGCAGTGGCGTCGCATCCGGCGCCGCCGGGCCTTCGCGGGCAGCAGCGACATCGCTGCGTGGCGGCACGAGCAACGGTCAAGCCGTCACATGGGCAGCGGACTGAACTGCTCCTTCGTCCCGGCCGGCAGCCAAAGGCAAGCAAATGCTGATATATTTGCACGATTTGGCAGCATCGGCGACCGGCATCGCGGTCCTGTCGCAGCCGCAGCCAGATGGCGATTGGTGAGGAAAAGGTCTTGGCTACAACTACTTGTTGCAGAGGTTCGAGAGCGCTGACGCTGGCTGCGGGCGTTGCCGCAGCACTCCTTGCCGGCTGCTCGACCTTCCCCGACTGGCTCCCGTCGAGCGGACCGAGCAGACAGCAGGTGATCGAGGTCCGGGAGGGGCAGCCGGATTCGCTGATCCAGGTCGTCAGCGTCACCGACCGGGTTGCGCGGCGACTCGTCGCGAGCCAGCAGCAGCAGCTGTTTTCGCAGGTCCTGGCGAGCAAGGCCCCGTTCAGTTACACGATCGGGCCGGGAGATGTACTCGAGGTCTCCGTCTGGGAGGCGCCGCCAGCGGTCCTCTTTGGCGCACCTGCACTCGATCCGCGCTCCGGCGTCGCCGCCGCGAGGTCGACTGCCTTCCCCGAGCAGATGGTCAGCAGCGAGGGAACCCTCAACATCCCCTTTGCCGGATCGCTGCAGGTCGCCGGCAAGACGCCGCAGCAGGTGGAGAACGAGGTCGTCCGCCGTCTCAGCGGCAAGGCCAATCAGCCGCAGGCGCTGGTTCGTGTCATCCGCAACGCGACATCGAATGTGACCGTTGTTGGTGAGGTGGCGGCGAGCACACGCATGCCGCTCACCGCGCGCGGCGAGCGACTGCTCGATGCGCTGGCCGCCGCCGGCGGCGTCCGGCAGCCGGTGGGAAAGGTGACGCTGCAACTGACGCGCGGCGAGCAGGTACATGCCCTCGCCCTGGAAACGATCATTCGCGACCCGAAGCAGAACATCGCCCTGCAACCCGGAGACGTCATCACGGCACTGTTCCAGCCGCTGAGCTTCATCGTTCTCGGCGCCACGGCGAAGAACGAGGAAGTCAACTTCGAGGCGCAGGGAATCACGCTGGCACAGGCACTGGCGCGAGTCGGCGGTGTGCAGGACCGGCTGGCGGATGCCCGCGCCGTCTTCATCTTCCGCTTCGAGGATCCGGCGGTGCTCGACCTGCCCGCCCCACCGCGGACAACGCCCGAGGGCAAGGTACCTGTCGTCTATGAGGTCAATCTCAAGAATCCGGAAACCTTCTTCCTCGCCCAGGGGTTCCCGGTACTCAACAGGGACGTCCTCTACGTCGCCAACTCG
This genomic interval carries:
- the glgX gene encoding glycogen debranching protein GlgX; translated protein: MSSALTAVWPGKPYPLGATWDGGGVNFALFAEHADKVELCLFDDSGRQEKQRIELAEKTDQIWHAYLPEVRPGQLYGYRVHGPYRPEEGHRFNPHKLLLDPYAKTIVGDIAWSDAQFGYRIGSSREDLSFSRRDSAPRMFKCQVIDPAFDWEGDRRPNIPWHQSVIYELHVKGFTRLHPQVPPGLRGTFAGLSTPPVIDHLKRLGITAVELLPIQTFVDDRHLLERGLRNYWGYNSIGYFAPEPRYSASGRLDEFKHLVKTLHAAGIEVIMDVVYNHTAEGNHLGPTLCFRGIDNAAYYRLVAGAPRYYMDYTGCGNTLNMMHPRVLQLIMDSLRYWVIEMHVDGFRFDLAAALARELHEVDQLGAFMDIIHQDPVLSQVKLIAEPWDLGDGGYQVGNFPVGWTEWNGKYRDVVRDYWRGEGGLMGQLAYRLTGSSDLYQHSGRRPYASINFITAHDGFTLYDLVSHNEKHNAANGEDNRDGDAHNRSWNCGAEGDTTDPEVLRLRHRQRRNLLATLLLSQGVPMLLAGDEMGRTQRGNNNAYCQDNELSWVNWDLAGMPDNQELFEFAVRLIELRRKHPALRRRHFFQGQRIRGAGVRDIIWLHPDAAEISDQDWDHHHARCFGLYLIGEALEEQDECGQWARDDDFLLLLNGHHEPIRFTLPWKGDCELVLDTALAECGELRRVSDSAYCLQGRSLALLTQRRQGGRVAEPILRRRYFMPFGAQLLEGGRVRFRLWAPVAERVDVLLQKPGAGAIALPMEARDAGWFELTSDEATVDDLYRYRIDGSCEVPDPASRYNPQGVHGASQVIEPGRFVWTDRNWRGRPWEEAIIYQLHVGAFTPQGSFAAVRERLDHLVDLGVTAIQLLPVGAFAGAHDWGYDGVLPFAPAASYGHPDELKDLVQTAHQKGLMVLLDLACHCFGPEGNYLSVYAPAFFAPRTTEIAGRSIDVTLAVAGEFLIHNALYWLEEFHLDGLRLNAALLQDNAGELDLLEAVADAVREGPGKHRHCHLLLGHDRRAAHYLQWHDHSAPRRYEGVWNDAAQQAMQEVLSGASAGAVATARSLDRLGACLSRGFADGGADGLLPTAFVTFLQDYARIGDRALGERLHQLTPARPLGALVATSLLAPMPPALFMGEEFAAAQPFLYFCDFNPALVKNVASDRRKSFAHLQGFRATRARARVPDPTDPTTFHRCKLDWSSVRQPPHADWLDFYRRLLAVRRREICPRLPGMHEEAVQHTVLGGRGLSIHWTLGDDSILTLLANYSGVQLEGLQRPVGAVLWAEPGEADHALTQGRLLPWSVVWLLRGAA
- a CDS encoding ferric reductase-like transmembrane domain-containing protein, with translation MLSAARQRLTIPLLLLASTAGPVCWAMPSGLSPWRSLGIILGWAGCGLLLGSLLLMLRETWLSRWLGGLESMYRWHHRAGIVAYVALLAHPLALAADAWPQFPALAWQTLSPFGRGWAVRLGWLSLLLLMFGLATAFATRIPYRSWRWLHASLGIGVLLGLGHLLQLGIEEPVLPLLALATLLLGWRLIRDDAGLAARPYIVRTATPVADGVVEIGLQPLAEPIVADAGQFVLVAFFTGAGFRGCGQFHPFTISSIGGGGEIRVGVKALGDCTRHLQSIAVGVPARVHGGFGSFLADRPATTQLWLAGGIGVTPFLALLRAGPLGQPTTLIYLYRSEADAAYLPELRALAAADRLLSLQAHATGDRPPDVASLLPASRDLASRECHLCGPPAMVAAVRKALRQRGVTPRHIHFENFDFR
- a CDS encoding cytochrome b5 domain-containing protein; the protein is MLRLYACTTVVFWLLVATVAIVGHWAPAADPGNPPAAERLIPVAELARHSLPDDCWMAIRGAVHDVSTYLPDHPSRPGVVVPWCGREATEAYETKTRGRPHSAQADELLARYRIGRLADEQP
- a CDS encoding glycosyltransferase, whose amino-acid sequence is MPSLNQAAFIEAAARSVLQQDYLAVELVVADGGSTDDTHSTLQRLSREFGDRLRWHAAADSGPANAVNKALAVARGDIVGWLNADDLYTPGAVAAAVALLQADPSLLMVFGEAEHIDESDHVLDRYPTLPATTPLASFRNGCFICQPSVFLRRCVFDEIGGLDETLSTAFDFDLWLRVFLTFPGRIASLPRVQAKSRLHPACITRRMRRTIAAESVRVLARHLGDADPHWLLTYVEEQCASYPHGDSPADLRDDVDLLAAELAGCFSPDGREFLRQRLAMDARLLLALPEAFASVTADGWATRTLRIRLRQAEPVPDRRGARRFRPLVAGTSLAGTALSLLVRLRSRLRRCLLDSARSYLHLVCHHAAPLAAPLSLTVRTGQQAERRCIVVGHGRFSLFLPLSAAAGPRAEIEIIADQVFIPGLVDERSSDMRELSFRVEAMTLI
- a CDS encoding polysaccharide export protein, which gives rise to MAIGEEKVLATTTCCRGSRALTLAAGVAAALLAGCSTFPDWLPSSGPSRQQVIEVREGQPDSLIQVVSVTDRVARRLVASQQQQLFSQVLASKAPFSYTIGPGDVLEVSVWEAPPAVLFGAPALDPRSGVAAARSTAFPEQMVSSEGTLNIPFAGSLQVAGKTPQQVENEVVRRLSGKANQPQALVRVIRNATSNVTVVGEVAASTRMPLTARGERLLDALAAAGGVRQPVGKVTLQLTRGEQVHALALETIIRDPKQNIALQPGDVITALFQPLSFIVLGATAKNEEVNFEAQGITLAQALARVGGVQDRLADARAVFIFRFEDPAVLDLPAPPRTTPEGKVPVVYEVNLKNPETFFLAQGFPVLNRDVLYVANSPGAELQKFLGIIMPAAYSVLNTYNVTK